The following are from one region of the Polyangiaceae bacterium genome:
- a CDS encoding polyhydroxyalkanoate synthesis regulator DNA-binding domain-containing protein translates to MSEDVISSEQPAQPVEGESADRRIIKRYSNRKLYDTKDSRYVTLLQIADMVRAGEDVQIIDNATKEDKTDVTLALIISEELKAKPRGIPLTTLKALIRNRGEKLLTTLREGPIGRLMPKEQVPATPAEPAQIVVEQVPAEPEAGLEDKEDDVSDSKDAKGLTRVIQTSRATLEQWQAAIDERINTVLPDFSPLKDLKSQLSKLNERLDKIEARLDSIDNKPQE, encoded by the coding sequence GTGTCGGAAGACGTCATTTCTTCGGAGCAGCCGGCTCAGCCTGTTGAAGGCGAGAGCGCGGACCGGCGCATCATCAAGCGCTACTCCAACCGCAAGCTCTACGACACCAAAGACAGTCGCTACGTCACCCTCTTGCAGATCGCGGACATGGTGCGCGCAGGCGAGGACGTGCAGATCATCGACAACGCGACGAAGGAAGACAAAACCGACGTCACGCTCGCGCTGATCATCTCTGAAGAGCTGAAAGCGAAGCCGCGCGGCATCCCGCTCACGACGCTGAAGGCGCTGATCCGCAACCGCGGAGAGAAGCTGCTCACGACGCTGAGGGAGGGCCCCATCGGGCGTCTGATGCCCAAGGAGCAGGTTCCCGCGACCCCTGCCGAGCCGGCGCAGATTGTGGTGGAGCAAGTCCCAGCCGAACCAGAGGCCGGCTTGGAAGACAAGGAAGACGACGTGAGCGACAGCAAAGACGCCAAGGGGCTAACGCGAGTGATCCAGACGTCGCGCGCCACGCTGGAGCAGTGGCAGGCGGCGATCGACGAGCGTATCAACACGGTTTTGCCCGACTTTTCGCCGCTCAAGGATTTGAAGAGCCAGCTTTCCAAGCTCAACGAACGCCTGGATAAAATCGAAGCGCGCCTAGACTCGATCGACAACAAGCCTCAGGAATAA
- a CDS encoding NADH-quinone oxidoreductase subunit H has product MPRTPLLALLLSLLGLLAVVCGCSGQGERPSLLNVIGAGPRELSSGDELEVVGTNFPEGKPATISFEGSLHRPGEVAQEDVEIVIAASSSSRNRIAVVLDDVTLAEFARRGASGAHTTFRGRVTAAFAPRTSGAPPVTGSIEGVQIDFFPSDVPVSVTHELEAEGQRAAALLGLEFEPKGPGAGLLVKTVAANSRAETAGVKAGDRLVALDGLRLADISDFVPSGRSQTAELEIVRGKLKETLRRGVDVQGFRDTPPEDLLWAGVVVGVVCVALLAFLLPVASVIGWFERRVVQRSRALGRDARRVGLLDWVRGSVAGVFREDVLPGANSHAALRVVPYLLFLGTSAMFTVICFGHPLLEPELDLGALFLGTVTALVCTGLMLGGWRPRGRWSLFGGLGAALQTLSYEIPPLFSILVVVLMSGSVRIGDIVAAQGGKPWEWYVFENPITFVMFLLFFVPALSEGSRAHAELPEADWELASPLSRQESKRGTASGVALRFRSVKTRYLMFFAEWGHVFVMSGLGAALFLGGWQLPGVSRGLVMSTPSLGLLSALVFNLKAWGLTLAVLWVRWALPRIRVDQLIGVVWKWFVPAALLGLGATLGWMNALKSPVFRVVQGGLSYVLFGFAVLVPIYLMLRVLSGLRDRHAELSVNPWL; this is encoded by the coding sequence ATGCCCCGAACCCCACTGCTGGCGCTGCTGCTGAGCCTGCTCGGCTTGCTCGCCGTGGTGTGTGGATGCAGCGGGCAGGGTGAGCGACCGAGCTTGCTCAACGTCATCGGTGCTGGGCCTCGCGAGCTCTCGAGCGGTGATGAGCTCGAGGTCGTCGGAACAAATTTTCCGGAGGGCAAACCGGCCACGATCTCGTTCGAAGGCTCCCTTCACCGGCCCGGCGAAGTCGCCCAGGAGGACGTCGAGATCGTGATCGCTGCCAGCAGCAGCTCACGTAATCGCATCGCGGTCGTGCTCGACGATGTCACCCTCGCGGAGTTCGCGCGGCGTGGGGCATCAGGCGCCCACACCACGTTCCGCGGTCGGGTGACCGCCGCGTTTGCCCCCCGTACGTCTGGCGCACCCCCGGTCACGGGGAGCATCGAAGGCGTTCAGATCGACTTTTTTCCCTCTGACGTGCCCGTCTCGGTCACGCATGAACTCGAGGCGGAAGGCCAACGTGCCGCCGCCCTATTGGGACTCGAGTTCGAGCCCAAGGGGCCCGGCGCGGGTTTGCTCGTGAAGACCGTTGCTGCAAATAGCCGCGCGGAAACGGCTGGGGTGAAGGCCGGCGACCGCTTGGTTGCGCTTGATGGCCTGCGCCTCGCAGACATCTCTGACTTCGTGCCATCTGGGCGCTCGCAAACCGCGGAACTCGAGATCGTGCGCGGCAAGCTCAAGGAGACGCTTCGCCGTGGGGTCGATGTGCAGGGCTTCCGCGATACTCCGCCAGAAGACTTGCTGTGGGCGGGGGTCGTCGTTGGCGTGGTGTGCGTTGCGTTGCTGGCGTTCTTGCTGCCAGTGGCGTCAGTGATCGGCTGGTTCGAACGGCGGGTGGTGCAGCGCAGCCGTGCGCTCGGCAGAGACGCACGTCGGGTGGGCTTGCTGGATTGGGTCCGCGGTTCAGTCGCTGGAGTGTTCCGTGAGGATGTGCTGCCTGGGGCGAACAGCCACGCGGCGTTGCGGGTCGTGCCGTACCTGCTCTTCCTAGGCACCAGCGCCATGTTCACGGTGATTTGCTTCGGGCACCCGCTGCTCGAACCCGAGTTGGATCTTGGCGCGCTCTTCCTGGGCACCGTCACCGCGCTCGTGTGCACCGGCTTGATGCTCGGTGGTTGGCGGCCACGTGGACGCTGGTCGCTTTTTGGGGGGTTAGGTGCCGCGCTCCAGACCCTGAGCTACGAGATTCCGCCGCTCTTCTCGATCCTCGTCGTGGTGCTCATGTCCGGTTCCGTGAGGATTGGAGACATAGTCGCAGCGCAAGGCGGCAAGCCTTGGGAATGGTACGTCTTCGAGAATCCAATCACCTTCGTGATGTTCTTGCTGTTCTTCGTCCCGGCACTCTCGGAAGGGAGCCGGGCCCACGCGGAGCTACCTGAGGCGGATTGGGAGCTAGCGAGCCCGTTGTCGAGGCAAGAGTCTAAGCGCGGCACGGCATCTGGCGTGGCCTTGAGGTTTCGTTCGGTGAAGACCCGCTACCTGATGTTCTTCGCCGAGTGGGGACATGTGTTCGTGATGAGCGGGCTTGGGGCTGCGCTGTTCTTGGGAGGCTGGCAGTTGCCTGGAGTGAGCCGCGGCCTCGTGATGTCCACCCCCAGCCTCGGGTTGCTCTCGGCTTTGGTCTTCAATCTGAAGGCCTGGGGGCTTACCCTCGCTGTGCTGTGGGTTCGCTGGGCGCTGCCACGTATCCGTGTGGATCAGCTGATCGGCGTCGTCTGGAAGTGGTTCGTGCCAGCCGCGCTGCTGGGACTTGGCGCGACCCTTGGGTGGATGAACGCGCTGAAGAGCCCGGTGTTCCGGGTGGTGCAGGGCGGGCTCTCCTACGTGCTATTCGGCTTCGCGGTGCTGGTTCCGATCTACTTGATGCTGCGCGTCCTTAGCGGCCTTAGAGATCGGCACGCCGAGCTGAGCGTCAATCCCTGGCTCTGA
- a CDS encoding matrixin family metalloprotease produces the protein MSRAEEVVRRAAARWSVVDGAPELEVSAARRETGPGYDPRGPTNSISFAPEGSQLVGEALAITLLTYDSDTLELLDADIIFNGRHRLVDVASCERDGGAPAYDFEGVLQHELGHVLGLEEDLEHPDAVMYPYASPWSVASRNLKTADETQLETLYSTPLPDAEPGCSARVAAGDRNIAVGNYLLVLGLFGLMALRRRKRSLVWVLPYTSLWLVLGGSQAALASDGAQPLRGPLAYLEVTHASARWVGGVLYTDLQLATRDCNGAVCDELPNQLTWVGGSRDGVVQVVGREPVPHVGAFLEVVAPPSTGGNRLKPSHYRTVIKTKGGDPLWIQ, from the coding sequence GTGAGTCGCGCGGAAGAGGTGGTGCGCAGAGCCGCCGCCCGCTGGTCTGTAGTGGACGGCGCTCCGGAGCTAGAGGTCAGCGCTGCCCGTCGTGAAACGGGGCCAGGTTACGACCCTCGAGGGCCAACCAACAGCATCAGCTTTGCTCCAGAGGGCAGCCAGCTCGTCGGGGAAGCGCTCGCCATCACGCTGCTGACTTACGACTCCGACACGTTGGAGCTACTGGACGCGGACATCATCTTCAACGGTCGGCATCGGCTGGTAGATGTCGCGAGCTGCGAGCGGGACGGTGGTGCTCCCGCCTACGATTTCGAGGGAGTCCTACAGCACGAGTTGGGGCATGTGCTTGGGTTGGAAGAAGACTTAGAGCACCCAGACGCGGTGATGTATCCCTACGCCTCGCCCTGGAGCGTGGCGTCGCGCAACCTCAAGACGGCGGACGAGACCCAGCTCGAGACGCTGTACAGCACCCCGCTACCCGACGCAGAGCCAGGATGCAGCGCGCGAGTCGCCGCGGGCGATCGAAATATTGCCGTAGGGAACTACCTCTTGGTTCTTGGGTTGTTTGGCCTCATGGCCCTCCGACGGCGCAAGCGGAGCTTGGTTTGGGTGCTGCCTTACACCTCATTGTGGCTCGTTCTAGGTGGCTCGCAGGCGGCGCTCGCCAGCGATGGGGCGCAGCCTCTGAGAGGTCCTCTGGCGTACCTCGAGGTGACCCACGCGAGCGCACGTTGGGTCGGGGGGGTGTTGTATACGGACCTACAGTTGGCCACTCGCGACTGCAACGGCGCTGTGTGTGACGAACTCCCCAATCAACTGACTTGGGTTGGAGGATCTCGGGATGGTGTCGTTCAGGTTGTTGGACGCGAGCCGGTGCCGCACGTCGGTGCATTCCTCGAAGTCGTGGCTCCTCCATCGACCGGCGGGAATCGGCTCAAGCCCAGCCACTACCGAACCGTAATCAAGACCAAGGGAGGCGACCCATTATGGATCCAGTAA
- a CDS encoding MBL fold metallo-hydrolase has protein sequence MTRRRRVLFGVITGIALFSATLAVVGLPASSHAVEPSDLGVTASDDALLADVDQPGPIEFETFVAADWEVPLSGLLNLDAPEARAAGLSDRDEPIQIFFYSVRHPKFGLFVVDSGVEWALANQPESSLLGGLVGDVMHRERIQVKLDMRTWLAKQSQPLSGVFLTHMHTDHIEGLPDIPQDVPVYAGKGETRGREFSHAFTAGITDEALAGRPPVREWNFPKDTRGVVDVFGDGSFFALQVPGHTSGSTAYLARTTRGPVLMVGDTCHTAWGWQHGVEPGSFTADQATNRESLKWLKQLVEQHPKIQVRLGHQWLPDQAPVAAGASE, from the coding sequence ATGACTCGTCGGCGTCGCGTCTTGTTTGGAGTGATCACCGGGATCGCCTTGTTTTCAGCCACGCTAGCCGTGGTTGGCCTGCCTGCGTCCAGCCACGCGGTGGAACCGTCGGACCTCGGGGTGACCGCGTCGGACGACGCTCTCTTGGCGGATGTCGACCAACCGGGGCCCATCGAGTTCGAGACCTTCGTCGCGGCCGATTGGGAGGTGCCCCTGAGCGGCTTGCTCAACCTGGACGCGCCCGAGGCTCGAGCGGCGGGACTCAGCGACCGAGACGAGCCAATTCAGATCTTCTTCTATTCCGTGCGGCACCCAAAGTTTGGGCTGTTCGTGGTCGACTCGGGGGTCGAGTGGGCTCTTGCCAATCAGCCTGAGAGCTCCTTACTCGGTGGCTTGGTGGGGGACGTGATGCACCGCGAGCGCATCCAGGTGAAGCTCGACATGCGCACCTGGCTCGCCAAGCAGTCGCAGCCGCTCAGCGGTGTCTTTCTCACTCATATGCACACGGACCATATCGAGGGCCTCCCAGACATCCCCCAGGATGTGCCCGTCTACGCCGGAAAGGGTGAGACGCGGGGACGAGAGTTCTCCCATGCGTTCACTGCGGGCATCACTGACGAAGCGCTCGCAGGGCGCCCGCCGGTGCGCGAATGGAATTTCCCTAAGGATACTCGGGGCGTGGTCGACGTGTTCGGCGATGGTAGCTTCTTTGCGCTGCAGGTGCCGGGTCACACGAGCGGCAGCACTGCATATCTGGCGCGTACGACGCGCGGGCCGGTGCTGATGGTTGGGGATACGTGTCACACGGCTTGGGGCTGGCAGCACGGCGTGGAGCCCGGTTCCTTTACGGCAGATCAAGCGACCAACCGTGAGAGCCTCAAGTGGCTCAAGCAGTTGGTGGAGCAGCACCCGAAGATCCAGGTACGCCTTGGGCACCAGTGGCTTCCGGATCAGGCGCCCGTGGCAGCTGGCGCTAGTGAGTGA
- a CDS encoding TIGR02266 family protein, which translates to MDPVTTQEEPRAEATIRRHSLQPGSDGRRAHTRFSVDLDVHFGSDHNFYAGFVENLSAGGIFVATHNLRPVGERFEININLPDGRPIQGVGEVRWVREYSERSNVPPGMGIRFLELAPGADQAIADFLRERDPLFFDDE; encoded by the coding sequence ATGGATCCAGTAACCACACAAGAAGAGCCACGCGCCGAAGCGACCATCCGGCGACACAGCCTGCAGCCCGGCAGCGACGGACGACGAGCGCACACCCGCTTTTCCGTCGACCTCGATGTGCACTTTGGCTCGGACCACAACTTCTACGCTGGCTTCGTCGAGAACCTCTCGGCCGGTGGGATCTTCGTGGCGACGCACAACTTGCGTCCCGTTGGCGAGCGCTTCGAGATCAACATCAACCTCCCCGATGGGCGTCCGATTCAGGGCGTGGGTGAGGTGCGCTGGGTCAGGGAGTACTCTGAGCGCTCGAACGTGCCTCCCGGCATGGGGATCCGGTTCCTCGAGCTCGCACCAGGCGCCGATCAGGCGATCGCGGACTTCCTGAGGGAACGCGACCCACTGTTCTTCGACGACGAATGA
- a CDS encoding sigma-70 family RNA polymerase sigma factor codes for MAQVTSTRGALSAAEFEEEAISHLKSMYAVATRLTRSRTEAEDLVQDTFVKAMRARHQFEPGTNMKAWLLRIQTNTFINRYRRGGLERAVLDGPDADPLSDGWISAASLRGMRDPEGTALRPVLEAEIRRAVEGLPEEFRLAVVLADVEGLGYKEIADVMGCPIGTVMSRLHRGRRLLKAELLEQAREMGIVGPEEQIGSKQKKASEPVNLDAYRERKRGVG; via the coding sequence ATGGCACAAGTCACATCCACGCGCGGCGCGCTTTCTGCGGCGGAATTCGAAGAGGAGGCGATCAGCCACCTCAAGTCGATGTACGCCGTGGCAACGCGCCTCACCCGTAGTCGGACCGAGGCTGAAGACCTGGTCCAAGACACCTTCGTGAAGGCGATGCGAGCTCGGCACCAGTTCGAGCCCGGCACCAACATGAAGGCCTGGCTGCTGCGCATCCAGACCAACACCTTCATCAATCGCTACCGCCGAGGTGGGCTGGAGCGCGCGGTCCTCGACGGACCTGACGCCGATCCCCTCAGCGATGGTTGGATCAGCGCCGCCAGCCTACGCGGGATGCGTGACCCTGAAGGGACCGCGCTGCGTCCGGTGCTCGAAGCGGAAATCCGCCGCGCCGTCGAGGGCCTACCGGAAGAGTTCCGGCTGGCCGTCGTGCTCGCGGACGTGGAGGGACTCGGTTACAAGGAGATTGCCGACGTCATGGGCTGTCCGATTGGAACCGTTATGAGCCGCCTGCACCGTGGCCGCCGCCTGTTGAAGGCTGAGCTGCTCGAGCAGGCGCGCGAGATGGGCATCGTTGGACCTGAAGAGCAGATCGGCTCCAAGCAAAAGAAGGCGAGCGAACCCGTGAACCTAGACGCTTACCGTGAGCGGAAGCGAGGTGTGGGATGA
- a CDS encoding SseB family protein, with protein sequence MTDESETPVRIEGHQVTEAVAAAHRGLRRDVQRLLDLLQSAELYVPLQVPMDGVPLGEAVEMSDGLTLIPHLLQDEDGDQYAALFSETEMLEVVQDELGWTTGEGGLEFCSVPALTALDMALQVIDEERVVGLVFNPLDDTELLLSRAEVASLAQNTALPLVNYVRDIPELEDEQTLVAELDGPPPRDLTQALDALVAESGSIESYALQQTFNAERDIEPHLTLHVKTRGDVEVQSLSRMIVERIEGKVPEPGYIDILFDTLAVEPPRLPEQLS encoded by the coding sequence ATGACAGACGAATCGGAAACGCCCGTACGTATCGAAGGACACCAGGTGACGGAGGCGGTTGCGGCGGCGCATCGCGGACTGCGCCGTGACGTCCAACGTCTCCTTGATCTCCTACAGAGTGCGGAACTCTATGTCCCGCTCCAGGTGCCGATGGATGGCGTCCCGCTGGGTGAGGCGGTCGAGATGTCGGACGGCCTCACGTTGATCCCCCACCTGCTGCAAGACGAGGACGGAGACCAATACGCCGCGCTCTTCTCTGAGACCGAGATGCTCGAGGTGGTCCAAGACGAGCTGGGGTGGACCACTGGAGAAGGCGGTCTGGAGTTCTGTTCCGTGCCCGCGCTGACCGCGCTCGATATGGCGCTCCAGGTGATCGACGAGGAGCGCGTCGTTGGGTTGGTGTTCAATCCCTTGGACGACACGGAGTTACTGCTGAGCCGCGCGGAAGTTGCCAGCCTCGCGCAGAACACCGCGCTGCCCCTGGTCAACTACGTGCGCGACATCCCAGAGCTCGAGGATGAGCAGACGTTGGTCGCGGAGCTGGACGGTCCGCCACCGCGTGATCTGACTCAGGCACTCGACGCCCTGGTTGCCGAGTCGGGTTCTATCGAGAGCTACGCGCTCCAGCAGACGTTCAACGCCGAGCGCGATATCGAACCGCACCTGACGCTGCACGTGAAGACCCGCGGCGACGTGGAGGTGCAGTCGCTCAGCCGGATGATCGTCGAGCGCATTGAAGGCAAGGTGCCGGAGCCTGGCTACATCGACATCCTGTTCGACACGCTCGCGGTCGAGCCGCCCCGGCTGCCCGAGCAGCTCAGCTGA
- a CDS encoding 1-acyl-sn-glycerol-3-phosphate acyltransferase: MRANQELERPDLVKLGSDRLSPLEKAQIRFIRHTFESEPLDRAVRICQRFVGSRWITYCTDRLTHLHGIDRVPRLAPHESVICVANHRSFFDLYIVTANLVRQGLEQRIIFPVRSEFFYDKPLGFVVNGAMSFFAMYPPIFRERSRAALNLASLDELAYRLSRGGTFVGIHPEGTRKKDDDPYTFLPAQSGVGRVIHKAKVRVLPVFINGLINDIALQVKSNFDGTGAPINIVFGEPLDVDDLLAKPGSPKTYKAIAERCLEAIGSLGQEEKAIRAQLH; this comes from the coding sequence ATGCGCGCCAACCAAGAACTCGAACGACCAGACCTGGTGAAGCTAGGTTCCGATCGCCTGTCGCCCCTCGAGAAGGCCCAGATCCGCTTCATCCGCCACACCTTCGAGAGCGAGCCGTTGGACCGCGCCGTGCGAATCTGCCAGCGCTTCGTGGGGTCTCGCTGGATCACCTACTGTACAGATCGACTCACCCACCTGCATGGGATCGATCGGGTACCCCGCTTGGCTCCCCACGAGAGCGTGATCTGCGTCGCCAACCATCGCTCGTTCTTCGACCTCTACATCGTGACCGCGAACCTGGTGCGCCAAGGACTCGAGCAGCGCATCATCTTCCCGGTGCGCTCGGAGTTCTTCTACGACAAGCCCCTTGGCTTCGTCGTGAACGGCGCGATGAGCTTTTTCGCGATGTACCCACCCATCTTCCGCGAGCGGTCTCGCGCCGCACTGAACTTGGCGAGCCTCGACGAACTGGCATACCGCCTGAGCCGCGGCGGAACCTTCGTGGGCATTCACCCGGAAGGCACACGCAAGAAAGACGACGACCCGTATACCTTCCTGCCCGCCCAGAGCGGCGTCGGCCGCGTGATCCACAAGGCGAAGGTCAGAGTGCTGCCGGTGTTCATCAACGGCCTGATCAACGACATCGCGCTTCAGGTGAAGAGCAACTTCGATGGAACTGGTGCTCCGATCAATATCGTCTTTGGAGAGCCGCTGGACGTGGACGACCTACTGGCGAAACCCGGCTCCCCCAAGACCTACAAGGCGATCGCCGAGCGCTGTCTCGAAGCCATTGGATCGCTCGGACAAGAAGAAAAAGCGATTCGCGCGCAGCTCCATTGA
- a CDS encoding SMI1/KNR4 family protein — translation MRETSPESESQATWRDLLRAIRGRQTELMRQRPWRDSGLVPNPSGREQQLADAEARLGRTLPPSYRAFLASHDGWPRFYEGAGLLGAKDLGKEKHLDLVTQTFESCFPPSEDPARAETSQKPHLLPFGIDAAGTTLFAFDLDSQRDDGEYEVVAWLNEVGVRRSDFTSFLRLVLELCDAEYDELKREHTESRRERASTSDSDSSELLAIAAIA, via the coding sequence ATGCGCGAGACAAGCCCCGAGAGTGAATCGCAAGCCACCTGGAGAGACCTGCTGCGCGCGATCCGCGGCCGCCAAACCGAGCTGATGCGGCAACGCCCATGGCGCGACTCGGGACTCGTGCCGAACCCTAGCGGTCGGGAGCAGCAGCTCGCAGACGCGGAGGCGCGCCTTGGACGCACCCTGCCGCCCAGCTACCGCGCGTTCCTGGCGAGCCACGACGGCTGGCCGCGCTTCTACGAGGGCGCGGGGCTGCTCGGTGCGAAGGACCTCGGTAAGGAGAAGCACCTGGATCTGGTGACTCAGACCTTCGAGAGCTGCTTCCCACCGAGTGAGGACCCGGCGCGCGCGGAGACCTCGCAGAAGCCCCACTTGCTTCCGTTCGGTATCGATGCTGCCGGAACGACGCTGTTTGCCTTCGACCTGGACAGCCAGCGTGATGACGGCGAGTACGAAGTCGTCGCTTGGCTTAATGAAGTGGGCGTTCGCCGCTCGGACTTCACGAGCTTCCTGCGCTTGGTCCTCGAACTCTGCGATGCGGAGTACGACGAGCTAAAGCGCGAGCACACCGAATCGAGGCGTGAGCGCGCGTCCACCTCTGACAGCGACTCTTCGGAGCTGCTCGCCATCGCTGCGATCGCCTGA